DNA from Streptomyces sp. NBC_01260:
CGGCCGGAATGCCGATGGACGCGAGGATCTTGTCGTCCCAGGCCATCTTGTGCAGGTTCATCAGGAGCGTGCGCGAGGCGTTGGTGACGTCGGTGACGTGTACGCCGCCCTCGGTGCCGCCGGTCAGGTTCCAGATGACCCAGGAGTCCATGGTGCCGAAGAGGATGTCGCCGCGCTCGGCGCGCTCGCGCAGACCCTCGACGTTGTCGAGCAGCCAGCGGACCTTGGGCCCGGCGAAGTACGAGGCGAGCGGCAGTCCGGTCTCGCGGCGGAAGCGGTCCTGGCCCACATTGCGGCCGAGCTCCTTGCAGAGCGCGTCGGTGCGGGTGTCCTGCCAGACGAGGGCGTTGTGGACGGGCTCACCGGTGTTCTTGTCCCACATCAGAGTGGTCTCACGCTGGTTGGTGATGCCGATCGCCTTCACGTCGGCGGCGGTGATGCCCGCCTTGACGATGGCGCCCGCCACGACCTCCTGGACGTTCTCCCAGATCTCGGTCGCGTTGTGCTCGACCCAGCCCGGCTTCGGGAAGATCTGCTCGTGCTCCTTCTGGTCGACGGAGACGATCCGGCCGTCCTTGTCGAAGACGATGCAGCGGCTGGAGGTGGTGCCCTGGTCGATGGCCGCGATGAACGGCCCGGTTCCGTGGGTGCCGGTGGTAGGTGCGTCGGTCACGGTGTGCTCCCGGAGGTCTGTGAGGTCTTGGGGTTACGGCTCTGGGCTCTGTGGTTCAGGCGAAGGCGAGGTTGTAGAGCCCGCCCGCGAGCGCGCCGCCGATGAGGGGGCCGACGACCGGGATCCAGGCGTAGCCCCAGTCGGAACCGCCCTTGTTCGGCAGCGGAAGCAGCGCGTGCACGATACGCGGACCGAGGTCGCGGACCGGGTTGATCGCGTAGCCCGTCGGGCCGCCGAGCGAGAGGCCGATGGCGACGACGACCAGGGAGGTGATCAGCGCGCCGAGCGTGCCGAGGCCGTTGCCGTTGTCGTTGAGGCCCTGGGTGAGGATCGCCAGGACCAGCACGACCGTGGCGATGACCTCGGTGACGACGTTCTGCACGGCGTTGCGGATCTCGGGGCCCGTCGAGAAGACGCCGAGCACCGGTCCGGCCTTGGGGGCCGCCGCCGGGTCGACCATGCCCTCTTCACCCGTATGGGCCTTGAGGACCTCCGGATCCGTCAGATGCGCCCGGAACTGTCCGTAGTAGGTCAGCCAGACCAGGACCGCGCCGATCATCGCGCCGAGGAGCTCGGAGGCGAGGTAGAGCGGTACGTCGCTCCACTTGGTGCCGCCCTCGATCGCGAGACCGATGGTGACGGCCGGGTTGAGATGCGCGCCGGAGACGCCGCCGGCCAGATATGCGCCGGTCAGAACCGCGAAACCCCAACCGAAAGTGATCGCGAGCCAGCCGGCGTTGTGCGCCTTCGAATGCTTCAGCGTGACGGCGGCACAGACACCGGCGCCGAGCAGGATGAGTACGGCGGTACCGATGGTCTCGCCGATGAAGATGTCGGAGCTGGACACCCGCGACTCCTTTGTCCTTCGTCCAGGAAGCCGAACCCCGGGTCCCTCCGGTGGTCCGCGCCCTCAGGTGAGGGCGATACCGGCCCTTGGCACTGTCACACCCTAACTCTTGTTTCCGTTAAGTGTTCGGCAATGCCGACCGATGAACGGCAGTGTTTCTCCCAGGTGAATGAGGCGTCAAGGGGTCTGTGGCCTACAACTCGATTGAGCCGCTCGGCACCGGTGATTTTGCGGGAGGCTCAGAAGCGCCTGGCGCCCAGGTCCCGGGAGACCGCACGGGCGCAGTCCCGTACCGCCGCTATCAGATCGGGCCGCAGCTCGCCGCCCGCGCGGACCCGCTCCACCGCGCCGGTCACGGCCACGGCGCCGACCGGCATCCGGCGCCGGTCGTGGATCGGGGCGGCCACCGCGGCCACCCCCTCCCAGGTCTCCTCCATGTCGGCCGCCCAGCCGCGCGCGCGGATCAGGTCGAGCATCGACTCGAACTCCTCCGGATCGGTGACGGTGCGGGGCGTGAAGGACTGCCGCTCGGCCTCCATGGCTTCCGTGTGCGCCACCGGGTCGTAGGCCGCCAGTACCTTGCCCAGGGCCGTTGAGTGCAGTGGCTGCATGGCCCCGACCTCCAGGACCTGTCGGCTGTCGTCGGGCCGGAAGACGTGATGGACGATGAGGACGCCCCGCTGGTGCAGGACGCCCAGATGGACGCTCTCGCCGCTGGAGCGGGCCAGGTCGTCCGTCCAGACCAGCGCGCGGGCCCGCAGCTCGTGGACGTCCAGATAGCTGTTGCCCAGCCGCAGCAGCTCGGCGCCGAGCTGATAGCGGCCGGAGGCGGCGTCCTGCTCGACGAAACCCTCGTGCTGGAGCGTGCGCAGGATGCCGTGTGCGGTGCCCTTGGCCAGGCCCAGCGAGGAGGCGATGTCGGAGAGCCCCAGTCGCCGCTCGCCGCCCGCCAGCAGTCGCAGCATCGCGGCCGCCCGCTCCAGCGACTGGATGTTCTTGGCCATCGCGCCGTACTCCTCCACTGTGGTTCGACAATGCTGAACAGTATCGGTCCATGCCGACCCGTGCTCGATCGCAGGGGATTCCGCAGCACCCCGCCGGTCCCGCCGGCCCCCTGAACAGCATGCAGTCCGATTCGTGGGACAGAGTGACGGCCCGGGACGCAGCCCGGCTACCCTGGCCAGGTGCGCCTTCCGCCGAAGCCGCAAAGCCGACAGCCGTCGCATCCCAGGGAGTACATCCATGGCCTCGTCGCCGACCCCTTCCGCCGACAGCCGGACCCGATCCGCAGCCCTCCGTGAGGCGCTCGCCACCCGAGTGGTGGTGGCCGACGGTGCCATGGGCACCATGCTCCAGGCGCAGGACCCCACGCTCGATGACTTCGAGAACCTCGAAGGCTGCAACGAGATCCTGAACCTCACCCGCCCCGACATCGTGCGCTCCGTGCACGAGGAGTACTTCGCGGTCGGTGTGGACTGCGTGGAGACGAACACCTTCGGCGCCAACACCGCGGCGCTCGGCGAGTACGACATTCCCGAGCGGGTCCACGAGCTGTCCGAGTCCGGCGCGCGCATCGCCCGCGAGGTCGCCGACGAGTTCACCGCCTCCACCGGACAGCAGCGCTGGGTACTCGGCTCCATGGGCCCCGGGACGAAGCTGCCGACACTCGGCCACGCCCCGTACGTGAAGCTCCGCGACGGATTCCAGCAGAACGCCGAGGGGCTGATCGCGGGCGGCGCGGACGCGCTCATCGTCGAGACGACCCAGGACCTCCTGCAGACCAAGGCCGGCATCCTGGGCGCGCGGCGCGCGCTGGAGGCCCTGGGCAGCGACCTGCCGCTGCTGGTCTCGCTGGCCTTCGAGACGACCGGGACGATGCTGCTCGGCTCGGAGATCGGCGCTGCCCTGACGGCCCTGGAGCCGCTCGGCGTCGACATGATCGGCCTGAACTGCTCGACCGGACCGGCCGAGATGAGCGAGCACCTGCGCTACCTCACGCGCCACTCCCGTATCCCACTGCTCTGTATGCCCAACGCCGGACTGCCGGTCCTGACCAAGGACGGCGCGCACTTCCCGCTCGGCCCCGAGGGACTCGCCGACGCCCAGGAGACGTTCGTCCAGGAGTACGGGCTCTCGCTGGTCGGAGGCTGCTGCGGTACGACCCCGGAGCATCTGCGCCAGGTCGTCGACCGCGTCCGCGGCTCCGCCCTCACCACCCGCGACCCGCGCCCGGAGCCCGGCGCCGCGTCCCTCTACCAGACCGTCCCGTTCCGCCAGGACACCTCGTACCTCGCGATCGGTGAGCGTACGAACGCCAACGGCTCGAAGAAGTTCCGCGAGGCCATGCTGGAAGCCCGCTGGGACGACTGCGTGGAGATGGCCCGCGACCAGATCCGCGAGGGCGCGCACATGCTCGACCTCTGCGTCGACTACGTGGGCCGCGACGGCGTCGCCGACATGGAGGAGCTGGCCGGACGGTTCGCCACCGCCTCCACGCTCCCGATCGTGCTCGACTCCACCGAGCTGCCCGTGCTGCGGGCCGGCCTGGAGAAGCTCGGCGGCCGCGCGGTCCTCAACTCGGTCAACTACGAGGACGGCGACGGACCCGAGTCGCGCTTCGGCCAGGTCACCCGGCTCGCCGCCGAGCACGGCGCGGCCCTGATCGCGCTGACCATCGACGAGGAGGGCCAGGCCCGCACCGTCGAGCACAAGGTCGCCATCGCGGAGCGCCTCATCGAGGACCTGACCGGCAACTGGGGCATCCAGGAGTCGGACATCCTCATCGACTGCCTCACCTTCACCATCTGCACCGGCCAGGAGGAGTCGCGGGGCGATGGCATCGCGACGATCGGGGCGATCCGCGAGCTGAAGAAGCGCCACCCCGATGTCCAGACCACACTCGGACTGTCGAACATCTCCTTCGGCCTCAATCCGGCCGCCCGCGTCGTGCTCAACTCCGTCTTCCTCGACGAGTGCGTCAAGGCCGGACTCGACTCCGCGATCGTGCACGCGTCGAAGATCCTGCCGATCGCCCGGCTGGAGGAGGAGCAGGCGAAGGTAGCCCTCGACCTGATCTACGACCGCCGCTCCGAGGGCTACGACCCCCTGCAGAAGCTCATGGCGCTCTTCGAGGGCGTCAACATGAAGTCGATGAAGGCGGGCAGGGCCGAGGAACTCCTCGCGCTGCCGCTCGACGAGCGCCTCCAGCGCCGCATCATCGACGGCGAGAAGAACGGCCTGGAGGCCGACCTCGACGAGGCGCTCCGGAGCCGCCCGGCCCTCGACATCGTCAACGACACCCTGCTGGAGGGCATGAAGGTCGTCGGTGAACTCTTCGGCTCGGGCCAGATGCAGCTGCCGTTCGTGCTCCAGTCCGCCGAGGTCATGAAGACCGCGGTGGCCCACCTGGAACCGCACATGGAGAAGTCGGACGCCGAGGGCAAGGGCACCATCGTCCTGGCCACCGTCCGCGGCGACGTCCACGACATCGGCAAGAACCTCGTCGACATCATCCTGTCGAACAACGGGTTCAACGTCGTCAACATCGGCATCAAGCAGCCGGTCTCCGCGATCCTGGACGCCGCCGAGGAACACCGGGCCGACGTCATCGGCATGTCCGGCCTCCTGGTCAAGTCCACCGTGATCATGAAGGAGAACCTCCAGGAGCTGAACCAGCGCAAGCTGGCCGCCGACTACCCGGTGATCCTCGGCGGCGCCGCCCTCACCCGCGCCTACGTGGAGCAGGACCTGCACGAGATCTACGAGGGCGAGGTCCGCTACGCCCGCGACGCCTTCGAGGGGCTGCGCCTGATGGACGCGCTCATCGCGGTCAAGCGCGGTGTCCCGGGCGCCACCCTGCCCGAGCTCAAGCAGCGCCGGGTGCCCAAGCACGACACGCCCGCACCTGAGGCCGAGGAGACCCAGGAGGGCGTCCGCTCCGACGTGGCCGTCGACAACCCGGTCCCCACCCCGCCGTTCTGGGGCACCCGGGTCGTCAAGGGCATCCAGCTCAAGGAGTACGCCTCCTGGCTCGACGAAGGAGCCCTCTTCAAGGGCCAATGGGGCCTCAAGCAGGCCCGCGCCGGTGACGGACCGACGTACGAGGAACTGGCCGAGACCGAGGGCCGCCCGCACCTGCGCGGCTGGCTGGACAAGCTGCACACGGAGAACCTGCTGGAGGCCGCCGTCGTCTACGGCTACTTCCCCTGCGTCTCCAAGGGCGACGACCTGATCCTGCTGCACGAGGACGGCTCGGAGCGCACCCGCTTCACCTTCCCGCGCCAGCGCCGCGGCCGCCGCCTGTGCCTCGCGGACTTCTTCCGTCCGGAGGAGTCCGGCGAGACGGACGTGATCGGCCTCCAGGTCGTCACCGTCGGCTCGAAGATCGGCGGCGAGACCGCCAAGCTCTTCGAGGCCAACGCCTACCGGGACTACCTGGAGCTGCACGGGCTCTCCGTCCAGCTGGCCGAGGCGCTCGCCGAGTACTGGCACGCCCGGGTCCGCTCGGAGCTGGGCTTCGCCGGCGAGGACCCGGCCGAGGTCGAGGACATGTTCGCCCTGAAGTACCGGGGCGCGCGCTTCTCCCTGGGCTACGGCGCCTGCCCGGATCTGGAGGACCGGGCGAAGATCGCCGACCTGCTCCAGCCCGAGCGGATCGGCGTGCACCTCTCCGAGGAGTTCCAGCTCCACCCCGAGCAGTCCACCGACGCGATCGTCATCCACCACCCCGAAGCGAAGTACTTCAACGCGCGGTAAGACGCCGTTCAACGCGCGGTAGCGGGACGAGTCGTACACTGGTCGGTCCAGTGCAGGCCGGTCGCCCTCCCTCCGGGGAGCGGTGGCCGGCCTTCTCGCCCCTCATGAAAGGTGTGCCGGATGACCAGTACGATTTCCGCGTCCCTGACCCGTACGGCCGAGGGTGCGGCCCTGCAGGCCGTGTTTCTCGACATGGACGGCACCCTGGTGGACACCGAGGGGTTCTGGTGGGACGTCGAGGTGGAGGTCTTCGCGGACCTCGGGCACCCGCTGGACGAGGCGTGGCGGGACGTGGTGGTCGGCGGCCCGATGACCCGCAGCGCCGGGTACCTGATCGACTCCACCGGTGCCGACATCACGCTTGCCGAGCTGACCGTGCTGCTCAACGACCGCTTCGAGAAGCGCATCGGCCTCGGTGTGCCACTGATGCCGGGCGCGGCCCGGCTGCTCGCCGAACTGGGCAGGCACGAGATCCCCACCGCTCTGGTCTCGGCCTCGCACCGGCGGATCATCGACCGGGTGCTTGACTCCGTGGGCCACCACCATTTCGCGCTGACCGTCGCGGGCGACGAGGTCACCCGGACGAAGCCGCACCCGGAGCCGTATCTCACCGCGGCGAGCGGCTTCGGGGCCGACCCGCGGCTCTGTGCGGTCATCGAGGACACCGCGACCGGGGTGGCCGCGGCGGAGGCGGCCGGATGCCGGGTGGTCGCCGTGCCGTCGGTGTCACCGATCGCGCCCGCCGCCGGCCGGGTCGTCGTGAGTTCCCTCGAGGAAGTCGATCTCGCATTTCTCAGGGGTCTGGTCACGGGAATGCGTTGAGCCGCACACCGAGAGTGCTGCTGTGAATGAACAGAAAAACTCTCGGCGTCGGACCGTGCTTTTTCTGTCGCGCTTATGTAAGCGAGGCGGGTGCATGTCAATACCTGAAAGTGTTCACCGAGGCGTTCATTGAGTGACCTTCATCACCCTTTTGGTCGCCGATATGTTCGCGGGATTCGCTTGACTGTCCGTTTTGACGTACCCAAGTGTCCCGGTTCATGAATCCCTGTACGAATCATTCCGGTATCTCGGAATGGGCTCGCCATGCATTCCCGTCGCCATCCGATTACGCACCGGGCTTCACCGGCCCGGCCATGCCGATGGGGCCTACTAATGTCGTTTTCTCCATGACCGGATGAGGGAGAACGTCCAGGATGAACCGCAAGACACTGGTGCTGCCGGCCGTCGTCGGCCTGCTCGCGCCCGTACTCGCCGCCTGCGGTGCGTCGGACGGTGGGAGCGACGGCGGCGGCGCCGTCGTTGTCGGCACCACGGACCAGTTCGTCGTCTCGAAGGACGCTCCCGCACCGCTCGACCCCGCCATCGGCTACGAGGCGGGCGTCTGGAACGTACTGCGGCAGACCGTGCAGACGCTGATGCACGTCCCGCGCGGCGGCGGCGAGCCGGTGCCCGAGGCCGCCGAGAGCTGCGCCTTCACGGACACGGCGAACGAGAGCTACCGCTGCAAGCTGCGCAGCGGCCTGGAATTCGCCGACGGCAGCGCGGTCACCGCCGAGGACGTCAAGTACTCCATCGACCGCGTCATCCGGATCAAGTCCACCAATGGGCCCGTCGCCCTGCTCGACAACATCGACACCGTCGAGACCAAGGGTGACCGCGAGGTCGTATTCCACCTCCGGACCTCGGACGCGACCTTCCCCTACAAGCTCGCCACCCCGCCCGCCGGAATAGTCCAGCCGGGCACATACCCGGCGACCTCCCCGCGCAACGGATTCCAGGTGGACGGCTCCGGTCCGTACACGATGAAGCCGGAAGTGAAGAACGATCAGGTCGTGAAAGTCGTCTTCACGAAGAACCCCCATTACAAGGGGGATCTCAAGGTGCTGAACGACAAGGTCGAGCTGGAACTCTTCCCGGACGCCACCGCCATGGGCAAGGCGCTCGACGAGAAGAAGATCGACATGATGACCCGCACCATGTCGCCGAAGCAGTCGCAGGAGATGCTGGAGCACCCCCGGGACGGCATCAAGCTGACCGAGATGCCCGGCCTCGCCATCAGCTACCTCGGATTCGACACCAACGACCCCGCCGTGAAGAACAAGGCGGTCCGCCAGGCCATGGCCCAGGTCATCGACCGGGGCCAGATCGCGAGCGAGGTGTACGGCACCACGGCCGAACCGCTGTACTCGCTGATCCCGTCCAGCATCGCCGGGCACACCAACTCGTTCTTCAACAAGTACGGCGAGCCCAGTACGGCCAAGGCCGCCGCGATCCTGAAGGATGCCGGGATCCGCACCCCGGTGAAGTTCACGCTGCACTACACGAGCGACCACTACGGCGACGCGACCGCGACCGAGTTCAGGACACTGCGCAAGCAGCTCAACGACACGGGTCTGTTCGACGTGACCGTCCAGGGCACCCCCTGGGCGAAGTACCGCCCGGCCGAACTGCGCGGCGAGTACGCCGTCTACGGCATGGGCTGGTTCCCCGACTTCCCGGACCCGGACAACTACACGGCGCCGTTCCTCGGCAAGAACAACTTCCTCGACTCGCCCTACAAGTCGGCCGCCGCCCAGGAGACGCTCATCCCGCAGTCCCGCCGCGAGGCCGACCGCAGCGTCGCGGCCAAGACCTTCAAGCAGCTCCAGGACATCGTCGCGCAGGACGTGCCGGTGCTCCCGGTCTGGCAGGGCAAGCAGTACGTCGCCTCCCGCGACAGCCTCACCGGCGTGGAGTGGGCGGTCAACTCCTCCGCCGACCTCCAGCTCTGGGAGCTCGGCCACGGCGCAAGCTGAGCGCCGGACGCGGCAACGGCTCGGTCAGCGGCGCCGGCCGGCCACCAGTGACCCGGCCCCGGAACCCGGCCGGGTCACTGGGCGCCGGGGCGCACCAGCCCGCTCTCGTAGGCGTAGACGGCCGCCTGCACCCGGTCGCGCAGCCCGAGCTTCGTCAGGACATGGCCCACATGCGTTTTGACCGTCGTCTCGCTGACGAAGAGATCGGCGGCGATCTCCGCATTCGACAGCCCGCGCGCCACCAGCTTCAGGACCTCCACCTCGCGGTCCGTCAGCGTGTTCAGCGCGTCCGGTACCGGCTCCTCGCCGGACGGCAGATGGTCCGCGTACTTGTCCAGCAGCCGGCGCGTGATACTCGGAGCCAGCATCGCCTCGCCGCCCGCGACCACCCGGATCGCCTGCACCAGCTCATTGGCCGGGGCATCCTTCAGCAGGAAGCCGCTGGCACCGGCACGCAGCGCCTCCACCACGTACTCGTCGAGATCGAACGTGGTGAGCACCAGCACCTTCGCCGGACCGTCCCGGCCGGGACCGGTGATCTGACGCGTCGCCTCGACACCGTCCATCCGCGGCATCCGGATGTCCATCAGCACCACATCGGGCTGCAGCGCCCGCACCTGGTCGAGGGCCTGGAGACCGTCACCGGCCTCGCCCACCACCGCGAGATCACCCTCCGCCTCCAGAATCATCCGGAAGCCGGTGCGCAGCAGCGGTTGGTCATCGACCAGTAGGACGCGGATTGCCACGGTTCTCCTTAAGGTCCTTCGAGAGCCACAGGCCGGCCGGCCTCAGCACGGACCGGGTCCATTCTGCCCTGGGCGTCCTGCCCCGGTCCCGCCGGGCGTACCGACAGCGGATAGACCGGGGGAGTGCCACCGAATTCGGGACAGAGCGCCTGATGGTCGCACCAGCCGCACAGCTTCGTCGGCCGCGGCCGCCACTCGCCGGTCTCCGTGGCCAGCGAGATCGCCTCCCAGAGAGCCAGCAGCTTGCGCTCCACCCGCTCCAGGTCCGCCACCACCGGGTCGTACGTCATCACGTCCCCGCTGCCGAGATAGACCAGCTGGAGCCGGCGCGGCACCACACCCTTCAGCCGCCAGATGACCAGCGCGTAGAACTTCATCTGGAAGAGGGCACCCTCCGCGTACTCCGGACGCGGCGCCTTCCCCGTCTTGTAGTCGACGATCCGGACATCGCCCGTCGGCGTCACGTCGATCCGGTCGATCACCCCGCGCAGCCGCAGCCCCGAATCCAGCTCCGTCTCGACGAACAGCTCCCGCTCGGCGGGCTCCAGCCGCGTCGGATCCTCCAGCGAGAACCATCGCTCCACGAGCCGCTCCGCTTCCGACAGCCAGCGCGAGAGCCGCTCGCCCTGCGGATCCTCGGCGAACAGCTCCGACAGCTCCGGCCTGGACTCCAGCAGCCGGTCCCACTGGGCCGGGATCAGCGCCGTGGCCCGGCCGGGCGTCCGCTCCGTCGCCGGGTTGTCGAAGAGCCGCTCCAGCACCGCATGGACCAGCGTCCCCCGGGTAGCCGCCTCACTGGGCTTCTGCGGCAGTTTGTCGATGACCCGGAAGCGGTACAGCAGGGGACACTGCATGAAGTCGCTCGCCCGCGACGGGGAAAGGGACGAGGGCGGCTGAGGCGGCCGCGGCACTGAGGTCATGACGAAGACCCTACGACCCGCTACTGACAACAACCGGCATACCATCGACCACAGACCCCCGAACACTGCATGATCGTGCCGGACGGCACCGACCGAAGGGACCTCGTGGACGAGAGCGGCAACAGCGGGCGGCCGCAGCCCGGCGCCGGGGGAACGGACCCCGGCGCCGGCCCCGACAAGGGCAAACCGGGGCGCCGCGACGAGCCCGGCGGCGGCATCCTCATGGGCCGCCCCTTCGGGGTGCCGGTCTACGTCGCCCCGAGCTGGTTCCTCGTCGCGGCCCTGATCACCTGGGTCTTCGGCGGCCAGCTCGACCGGGTCCTGCCCGGCCTCGGCGCGGCACGCTACCTCGTCGCACTCTTCTTCGCCATCGCCTTCTACGCCTCCGTACTCGTCCATGAACTCGCGCACACGGTGGTCGCGCTGCACTACAAGCTCCCGGTGCGCCGCATCCAGCTCCAGTTCTTCGGCGGCGTCTCCGAGATCGAGAAGGAATCCGAGACCCCCGGCCGCGAATTCTTCCTCGCCTTCGTCGGCCCGCTGCTCTCCCTCGTCCTGGCCGGCGTCTTCTACATCCCGCTGAACTTCGTCGAGCGCGGCACCGTCCCCGGTGTGCTGCTCGGCGGGCTGATGATCTCCAACCTCATCGTCGCCGTCTTCAACCTGCTGCCCGGCCTCCCGCTCGACGGCGGCCGGATGCTCCGCGCCGTCGTCTGGAAGATCACTGGTCGTCCGATGAGCGGCACCGTCGCCGCCGCCTGGGTCGGCCGCGCCCTCGCCGTCACC
Protein-coding regions in this window:
- a CDS encoding MIP/aquaporin family protein — protein: MSSSDIFIGETIGTAVLILLGAGVCAAVTLKHSKAHNAGWLAITFGWGFAVLTGAYLAGGVSGAHLNPAVTIGLAIEGGTKWSDVPLYLASELLGAMIGAVLVWLTYYGQFRAHLTDPEVLKAHTGEEGMVDPAAAPKAGPVLGVFSTGPEIRNAVQNVVTEVIATVVLVLAILTQGLNDNGNGLGTLGALITSLVVVAIGLSLGGPTGYAINPVRDLGPRIVHALLPLPNKGGSDWGYAWIPVVGPLIGGALAGGLYNLAFA
- a CDS encoding IclR family transcriptional regulator is translated as MAKNIQSLERAAAMLRLLAGGERRLGLSDIASSLGLAKGTAHGILRTLQHEGFVEQDAASGRYQLGAELLRLGNSYLDVHELRARALVWTDDLARSSGESVHLGVLHQRGVLIVHHVFRPDDSRQVLEVGAMQPLHSTALGKVLAAYDPVAHTEAMEAERQSFTPRTVTDPEEFESMLDLIRARGWAADMEETWEGVAAVAAPIHDRRRMPVGAVAVTGAVERVRAGGELRPDLIAAVRDCARAVSRDLGARRF
- the metH gene encoding methionine synthase, whose protein sequence is MASSPTPSADSRTRSAALREALATRVVVADGAMGTMLQAQDPTLDDFENLEGCNEILNLTRPDIVRSVHEEYFAVGVDCVETNTFGANTAALGEYDIPERVHELSESGARIAREVADEFTASTGQQRWVLGSMGPGTKLPTLGHAPYVKLRDGFQQNAEGLIAGGADALIVETTQDLLQTKAGILGARRALEALGSDLPLLVSLAFETTGTMLLGSEIGAALTALEPLGVDMIGLNCSTGPAEMSEHLRYLTRHSRIPLLCMPNAGLPVLTKDGAHFPLGPEGLADAQETFVQEYGLSLVGGCCGTTPEHLRQVVDRVRGSALTTRDPRPEPGAASLYQTVPFRQDTSYLAIGERTNANGSKKFREAMLEARWDDCVEMARDQIREGAHMLDLCVDYVGRDGVADMEELAGRFATASTLPIVLDSTELPVLRAGLEKLGGRAVLNSVNYEDGDGPESRFGQVTRLAAEHGAALIALTIDEEGQARTVEHKVAIAERLIEDLTGNWGIQESDILIDCLTFTICTGQEESRGDGIATIGAIRELKKRHPDVQTTLGLSNISFGLNPAARVVLNSVFLDECVKAGLDSAIVHASKILPIARLEEEQAKVALDLIYDRRSEGYDPLQKLMALFEGVNMKSMKAGRAEELLALPLDERLQRRIIDGEKNGLEADLDEALRSRPALDIVNDTLLEGMKVVGELFGSGQMQLPFVLQSAEVMKTAVAHLEPHMEKSDAEGKGTIVLATVRGDVHDIGKNLVDIILSNNGFNVVNIGIKQPVSAILDAAEEHRADVIGMSGLLVKSTVIMKENLQELNQRKLAADYPVILGGAALTRAYVEQDLHEIYEGEVRYARDAFEGLRLMDALIAVKRGVPGATLPELKQRRVPKHDTPAPEAEETQEGVRSDVAVDNPVPTPPFWGTRVVKGIQLKEYASWLDEGALFKGQWGLKQARAGDGPTYEELAETEGRPHLRGWLDKLHTENLLEAAVVYGYFPCVSKGDDLILLHEDGSERTRFTFPRQRRGRRLCLADFFRPEESGETDVIGLQVVTVGSKIGGETAKLFEANAYRDYLELHGLSVQLAEALAEYWHARVRSELGFAGEDPAEVEDMFALKYRGARFSLGYGACPDLEDRAKIADLLQPERIGVHLSEEFQLHPEQSTDAIVIHHPEAKYFNAR
- a CDS encoding HAD family hydrolase produces the protein MTSTISASLTRTAEGAALQAVFLDMDGTLVDTEGFWWDVEVEVFADLGHPLDEAWRDVVVGGPMTRSAGYLIDSTGADITLAELTVLLNDRFEKRIGLGVPLMPGAARLLAELGRHEIPTALVSASHRRIIDRVLDSVGHHHFALTVAGDEVTRTKPHPEPYLTAASGFGADPRLCAVIEDTATGVAAAEAAGCRVVAVPSVSPIAPAAGRVVVSSLEEVDLAFLRGLVTGMR
- a CDS encoding ABC transporter substrate-binding protein — translated: MNRKTLVLPAVVGLLAPVLAACGASDGGSDGGGAVVVGTTDQFVVSKDAPAPLDPAIGYEAGVWNVLRQTVQTLMHVPRGGGEPVPEAAESCAFTDTANESYRCKLRSGLEFADGSAVTAEDVKYSIDRVIRIKSTNGPVALLDNIDTVETKGDREVVFHLRTSDATFPYKLATPPAGIVQPGTYPATSPRNGFQVDGSGPYTMKPEVKNDQVVKVVFTKNPHYKGDLKVLNDKVELELFPDATAMGKALDEKKIDMMTRTMSPKQSQEMLEHPRDGIKLTEMPGLAISYLGFDTNDPAVKNKAVRQAMAQVIDRGQIASEVYGTTAEPLYSLIPSSIAGHTNSFFNKYGEPSTAKAAAILKDAGIRTPVKFTLHYTSDHYGDATATEFRTLRKQLNDTGLFDVTVQGTPWAKYRPAELRGEYAVYGMGWFPDFPDPDNYTAPFLGKNNFLDSPYKSAAAQETLIPQSRREADRSVAAKTFKQLQDIVAQDVPVLPVWQGKQYVASRDSLTGVEWAVNSSADLQLWELGHGAS
- a CDS encoding response regulator, coding for MAIRVLLVDDQPLLRTGFRMILEAEGDLAVVGEAGDGLQALDQVRALQPDVVLMDIRMPRMDGVEATRQITGPGRDGPAKVLVLTTFDLDEYVVEALRAGASGFLLKDAPANELVQAIRVVAGGEAMLAPSITRRLLDKYADHLPSGEEPVPDALNTLTDREVEVLKLVARGLSNAEIAADLFVSETTVKTHVGHVLTKLGLRDRVQAAVYAYESGLVRPGAQ
- a CDS encoding RecB family exonuclease, with protein sequence MQCPLLYRFRVIDKLPQKPSEAATRGTLVHAVLERLFDNPATERTPGRATALIPAQWDRLLESRPELSELFAEDPQGERLSRWLSEAERLVERWFSLEDPTRLEPAERELFVETELDSGLRLRGVIDRIDVTPTGDVRIVDYKTGKAPRPEYAEGALFQMKFYALVIWRLKGVVPRRLQLVYLGSGDVMTYDPVVADLERVERKLLALWEAISLATETGEWRPRPTKLCGWCDHQALCPEFGGTPPVYPLSVRPAGPGQDAQGRMDPVRAEAGRPVALEGP
- a CDS encoding site-2 protease family protein, with protein sequence MDESGNSGRPQPGAGGTDPGAGPDKGKPGRRDEPGGGILMGRPFGVPVYVAPSWFLVAALITWVFGGQLDRVLPGLGAARYLVALFFAIAFYASVLVHELAHTVVALHYKLPVRRIQLQFFGGVSEIEKESETPGREFFLAFVGPLLSLVLAGVFYIPLNFVERGTVPGVLLGGLMISNLIVAVFNLLPGLPLDGGRMLRAVVWKITGRPMSGTVAAAWVGRALAVTTLIGLPLLTRTGSFGNNPDDLGGMDTVIDALLAAVLAAIIWTGAGNSLRMARLREHLPDLRARALTRRAVPVEAATPLSEALRRANEAGARALVVVDGNGEPKAVVREAAIVSVPEHRRPWVAVGGLAQDLTDGMKVSAELAGEALLDRLKASPATEYLVVEDTGEIYGVLSTADVERAFVAAMARPAA